The following coding sequences are from one Culex quinquefasciatus strain JHB chromosome 1, VPISU_Cqui_1.0_pri_paternal, whole genome shotgun sequence window:
- the LOC6035097 gene encoding non-structural maintenance of chromosomes element 3 homolog — MPRTTVSLSQPSGSRQTQRNRSFGESTQTQGATQADPDFDEYVVNTVRVVLNLSVNKHPIKKTDVVKNALAGNGRVLPKILPQVIAELEDVYGYKLVETERNKTFLLVSKLASGSVLDLSEDFRQKYTLLYLVLGYIFMKNGNVPEQGLYDFLEKLNIPTNGEEHRFFGNAQRLITETFVKQAYLVRSKQVVEGMNDDRFFFSWGARADHELSKKDILESICKLMGKPTVVYVKQHMAAYGGNDEDEDEEDESMEQTQ; from the coding sequence ATGCCTCGCACAACGGTGTCCCTCTCGCAGCCGTCCGGCTCGCGTCAAACGCAGCGAAACCGGTCGTTCGGCGAATCAACCCAGACGCAGGGCGCAACGCAGGCCGATCCGGATTTTGACGAATATGTCGTGAACACGGTGCGGGTGGTGCTGAATCTGTCCGTCAACAAGCACCCGATCAAGAAGACCGACGTGGTGAAGAATGCGTTGGCCGGGAACGGTCGCGTGCTGCCGAAGATCCTGCCGCAGGTGATTGCGGAATTGGAGGACGTTTATGGGTACAAGCTGGTGGAGACGGAACGGAACAAGACGTTCTTGCTGGTGTCGAAGTTGGCGTCCGGGTCGGTGCTGGATCTGAGCGAGGACTTTCGGCAGAAGTACACGCTGCTGTATTTGGTGCTGGGGTACATTTTTATGAAGAATGGGAACGTGCCGGAGCAGGGGTTGTACGATTTTCTTGAGAAGCTGAACATTCCGACGAACGGCGAGGAGCACCGGTTCTTCGGGAACGCGCAACGGCTGATCACGGAGACGTTCGTGAAGCAGGCATATTTGGTGCGCTCGAAGCAGGTCGTCGAAGGGATGAACGACGATCGGTTCTTTTTCAGCTGGGGCGCACGAGCCGACCACGAGTTGAGCAAGAAGGACATTCTGGAATCGATCTGCAAGCTGATGGGGAAGCCGACGGTTGTTTATGTGAAGCAGCACATGGCCGCGTACGGTGGCAATGACGAGGATGAGGACGAGGAGGACGAATCGATGGAACAGACGCAGTAG